Proteins encoded in a region of the Haloarcula sp. CBA1129 genome:
- a CDS encoding HAMP domain-containing sensor histidine kinase codes for MGSKSVLVVATDGLDTATLESALDETAASITQLSSLTDLFDTLTYSAFHALVLPETADGQSGTDIAYGVKKLFPDLPVIVAGADPAAVPDNLDVRAVESSTHLEDAVAEAVRDSLDAEPPTVAGRLPSPMETLLLSLFNELPDHLYAKDEQARHVLMGRGFNEPTDRLGLTDVEVPELDDEHAKAALRDEMDVIEEEIDQIEVEEFLDLDASYVRTRKMPWYDSTGDVQGIVGHTQNITERKLREHAFRRQNERMVKVALVASHELRNELQIAYGQLEGLADCDGPTDEIEESLSQISTIIDTVVELSTSDPNGQIQHDEIEQVPKRKHMWLSRLSREVWDTLADSEARLTFDGDTRIVADQESAGLLLQILFQNALEHAGPSVTVTVGTTADGFFVADDGPGIDVDPPERVFDAGHTAVAENTGFGLYVARRVAADHGWTISMSESESGGARFDIGNVDCQA; via the coding sequence ATGGGTAGCAAATCTGTTCTCGTCGTCGCAACCGACGGGCTGGATACGGCCACTCTCGAATCTGCTCTCGACGAGACGGCAGCTTCGATTACGCAACTGTCGTCCCTCACGGACCTCTTTGACACGCTCACCTATTCGGCGTTCCATGCGCTTGTTTTGCCTGAAACAGCAGACGGCCAGTCCGGAACCGATATCGCGTACGGCGTCAAGAAGCTGTTTCCCGACTTGCCGGTCATCGTCGCCGGAGCGGACCCGGCGGCGGTCCCGGATAATCTCGACGTGAGGGCCGTCGAGTCGTCGACACATCTCGAAGACGCCGTCGCCGAGGCCGTCCGAGACAGTCTCGACGCTGAGCCGCCGACTGTTGCCGGACGCCTCCCCTCCCCGATGGAGACACTGTTACTCTCCCTGTTCAACGAGCTGCCGGACCACCTGTACGCGAAAGACGAGCAGGCCCGACACGTCCTGATGGGACGGGGGTTCAACGAGCCGACAGACCGTCTCGGCCTCACTGATGTCGAAGTCCCGGAACTCGATGATGAACACGCGAAAGCGGCCCTGCGTGATGAAATGGACGTCATCGAGGAGGAAATAGATCAGATCGAAGTGGAGGAGTTCCTCGACCTCGACGCGTCGTACGTCCGCACTCGCAAGATGCCGTGGTACGATTCCACTGGAGACGTTCAGGGAATCGTCGGCCACACTCAGAATATCACTGAGCGAAAGCTCCGCGAGCACGCGTTTCGCCGCCAGAACGAACGGATGGTGAAAGTCGCACTCGTGGCGTCTCACGAACTCCGAAACGAACTCCAGATCGCCTACGGCCAACTCGAAGGACTGGCTGACTGCGACGGTCCGACCGACGAAATCGAGGAGTCGCTCTCCCAGATCTCTACGATTATCGATACCGTGGTTGAGCTCTCCACAAGCGACCCGAATGGCCAGATTCAGCACGACGAGATCGAACAGGTCCCGAAGCGAAAACACATGTGGCTCTCCCGTCTCAGCCGGGAAGTATGGGACACGCTCGCCGACAGCGAGGCACGCCTGACGTTCGATGGGGACACCCGTATTGTCGCCGATCAGGAGTCCGCCGGGCTACTGCTCCAGATACTGTTCCAGAACGCGCTCGAACACGCTGGTCCGTCGGTCACTGTCACCGTCGGCACGACGGCTGACGGTTTCTTCGTCGCCGATGACGGTCCGGGTATCGATGTCGACCCGCCGGAACGCGTGTTCGACGCAGGTCACACCGCTGTCGCAGAGAACACCGGGTTCGGACTCTACGTCGCCCGCCGGGTCGCCGCGGACCACGGCTGGACGATATCCATGTCAGAGAGCGAGTCGGGCGGCGCTCGGTTCGATATCGGAAACGTCGACTGTCAGGCATAG
- a CDS encoding ornithine cyclodeaminase family protein, with translation MQTLLLGADAVEDHATMPAVIDAVAAAFAADAKENTIMPAKSYIDLPQYNGDFRSMPAYVNAETWDAAAVKWVNVHPDNPRDHDLPTVLGTLIYSDPETAFPLAVMDGTVLTRLRTGAAAAVATDHLAVDDADSLGLVGAGTQAATQLAAISSVRNIETVVVADRDAEKQQAFVDAFADRFDVRAGTIEAAAGCDVLSTITPVESPIVDREWLGEHTHVNAIGADAAGKQEHDERTLLDAKLVIDNYEQCTHSGEINVPWGEGVLTDHDLHGELGDIVAGTLSGRTDDDGVTVFDSTGLAIQDVATAHVVYENARAAGDGTPFPLVDTDTS, from the coding sequence ATGCAGACGCTGCTTCTCGGCGCGGATGCGGTCGAGGATCACGCGACGATGCCGGCCGTCATCGACGCGGTTGCTGCGGCCTTCGCCGCCGATGCCAAGGAGAACACCATCATGCCGGCCAAGTCCTACATCGACCTGCCACAGTACAACGGCGACTTCAGGTCGATGCCGGCCTACGTCAACGCGGAGACGTGGGACGCCGCCGCGGTCAAGTGGGTCAACGTCCATCCGGACAACCCTCGCGACCACGACCTGCCGACTGTGCTCGGGACGCTCATCTACTCGGACCCCGAGACGGCGTTCCCGCTGGCAGTGATGGATGGCACTGTCCTGACGCGCCTGCGGACCGGAGCGGCGGCGGCCGTCGCTACCGACCACCTCGCCGTCGACGACGCCGACTCTCTTGGTCTGGTCGGGGCCGGCACGCAGGCCGCCACGCAACTGGCGGCTATCTCGTCGGTCCGGAACATCGAGACAGTAGTCGTCGCCGACCGGGACGCGGAGAAACAGCAGGCGTTCGTCGACGCCTTCGCCGACCGGTTCGACGTGCGCGCTGGCACCATCGAGGCGGCCGCCGGCTGCGACGTGTTGTCGACGATTACGCCTGTCGAATCGCCTATCGTGGACCGAGAGTGGCTCGGTGAGCACACGCACGTCAACGCTATCGGTGCCGACGCCGCCGGCAAGCAGGAACACGACGAACGAACGCTGCTGGACGCGAAACTCGTCATCGACAACTACGAGCAGTGTACTCACTCAGGCGAAATCAACGTCCCGTGGGGCGAGGGCGTCCTGACCGACCACGACCTCCACGGTGAACTCGGCGACATCGTCGCGGGCACGCTTTCGGGGCGGACCGACGACGACGGGGTTACCGTCTTCGACTCGACAGGGCTGGCGATTCAGGACGTCGCAACCGCACACGTCGTTTACGAGAACGCGAGGGCCGCCGGCGACGGGACGCCGTTCCCGCTTGTCGACACCGACACCTCCTGA
- the thsB gene encoding thermosome subunit beta codes for MSQRQMQGQPMIILGEDSQRMKDKSAQEHNISAARAVAESVRSTLGPKGMDKMLVSSMGDVTVTNDGVTILTEMDIDNPTASMIVEVAETQEDEAGDGTTSAVAIAGELLKNAEDLLEQDIHPTAIIKGFNMAATEAKAELDDIATEVDPDDEELLKKVAETSMTGKGAELNKELLAQLIVDAVNAVTVEAEDGSVIADLEYLNIETQTGSSAGNSELLEGAVIDKDPVHEEMPTEADDADILLVDTAIELDETEVDAQLSVDDPSQLQNFLDKEEQQLKQMVDQIADTGADVVFCQKGIDDMAQHYLAEKGILAVRRAKKSDIEFLKEVLGANVVSDLASATAEDLGHGSVTRDDAEGLFYVEGSGDEAHGVTLLLRGSTDHVVDELERGVTDALDVVASTVANGSVLGGGGAPEVEVARRLRDYADSVEGREQLAIESFADALEIIPRTLAENAGLDSIDTLVDLRAAHEDGDVSAGLNVFSGDVENTLDTGVVEPAHAKRQAISSAAEAANLVLKIDDIIAAGELSTSGGDEGGPGGPGGAPGGMGGMGGGMGGMM; via the coding sequence ATGAGCCAACGCCAGATGCAGGGCCAGCCGATGATCATCCTGGGAGAGGACTCCCAGCGGATGAAAGACAAGTCTGCACAGGAACACAACATCTCGGCCGCTCGCGCGGTCGCCGAGTCAGTACGGTCGACGCTCGGCCCGAAGGGGATGGACAAGATGCTCGTCTCCTCGATGGGCGACGTGACCGTCACGAACGACGGCGTCACCATCCTCACGGAGATGGACATCGACAACCCGACAGCCTCGATGATCGTCGAGGTCGCCGAGACACAGGAGGACGAGGCCGGTGACGGCACCACCTCCGCCGTCGCCATCGCAGGCGAACTCCTCAAGAACGCCGAGGACCTCCTCGAACAGGACATTCATCCAACGGCCATCATCAAGGGCTTCAACATGGCCGCCACAGAGGCCAAGGCCGAACTCGACGACATCGCCACCGAAGTCGACCCCGACGACGAGGAACTCCTGAAGAAGGTCGCCGAAACCTCGATGACGGGCAAGGGCGCGGAGCTCAACAAGGAACTGCTCGCCCAGCTCATCGTCGACGCGGTCAACGCAGTCACCGTCGAGGCCGAGGACGGCTCCGTCATCGCCGACCTCGAATACCTCAACATCGAGACCCAGACCGGCAGCTCTGCCGGCAACTCCGAGCTCCTCGAAGGCGCGGTCATCGACAAGGACCCGGTCCACGAGGAGATGCCGACCGAAGCCGACGACGCCGACATCCTGCTCGTCGACACGGCCATCGAGCTCGACGAGACCGAGGTCGACGCCCAGCTCTCCGTCGACGACCCGAGCCAGCTCCAGAACTTCCTCGACAAGGAAGAACAGCAGCTCAAGCAGATGGTCGACCAGATCGCAGACACCGGCGCTGATGTCGTTTTCTGCCAGAAGGGCATCGACGACATGGCCCAGCACTACCTCGCCGAGAAGGGCATTCTGGCCGTCCGCCGCGCCAAGAAGTCCGACATCGAGTTCCTCAAAGAGGTTCTGGGTGCTAACGTCGTGTCCGACCTCGCTTCCGCGACGGCGGAGGACCTCGGTCACGGCTCCGTCACCCGCGACGACGCCGAAGGCCTGTTCTACGTCGAAGGCAGCGGCGACGAGGCCCACGGCGTGACCCTCCTGCTCCGTGGCTCGACCGACCACGTCGTCGACGAACTCGAACGCGGCGTCACGGACGCGCTCGATGTCGTCGCGTCGACGGTTGCCAACGGCAGCGTCCTCGGCGGCGGCGGCGCACCCGAAGTCGAAGTCGCCCGCCGACTCCGCGACTACGCCGACAGCGTCGAAGGCCGCGAACAGCTCGCTATCGAGTCCTTCGCCGACGCGCTGGAGATCATCCCGCGCACCCTTGCAGAGAACGCTGGGCTCGACAGCATCGACACGCTGGTCGACCTGCGTGCCGCCCACGAGGACGGCGACGTCAGCGCCGGCCTGAACGTCTTCTCCGGTGACGTCGAGAACACGCTCGACACCGGCGTCGTCGAGCCCGCACACGCCAAGCGCCAGGCGATTTCCTCGGCTGCAGAGGCCGCGAACCTGGTCCTCAAGATCGACGACATCATCGCTGCCGGCGAGCTCTCGACCTCCGGCGGCGACGAAGGCGGTCCCGGCGGCCCCGGTGGCGCCCCCGGCGGCATGGGCGGCATGGGTGGCGGCATGGGCGGCATGATGTAG
- the mutS gene encoding DNA mismatch repair protein MutS — MDAALGPPEKMAELEEDLTPMMAQYYELCRQYDDALVLFQVGDFYEAFCAAAQRVARLCEITLTQREDSTGEYPMAGIPIDNAESYVETLLDAGYRVAIADQVEDPDEVSGVVERAVTRIVTPGTLTESELLGGADNNYVAALTEGERYGLALLDVSTGDCYATSVGSESAVADELSRFGPAEAIVGPDVDVDRDAVFGPACLVTRYDADAFDRERAADRVGQYFGPPERLLAGDAEIRACGGLLAYAEYTRGSSGAVGPDGEPVDADVDPAGTLDYLNHLTRYDPREYMLLDAVAVESLELFERRSVRGHENRTLVDTVDETACALGRRKLTDWLRRPLLDADRIEARHGAVAELQRDPATREALSDLLAEVYDLERLISRVSRGRANARDLRSLAATLSVVPEIRNQLADADARLLADLHATLDPLTETREEIEAAIRPDPPQEVTEGGVIREGYDEELDRLRSTEQSGKEWIDELEASERERTGIDSLKVGHTSVHGYYIEVTNANLDSVPEDYQRRQTLKNSERYYTPELKEREEEILRAESAADDLEYDLFCAVRDEVADEAERVQALADRLARLDVLVSFAEVAAQYDYCRPTVGSDGIDITAGRHPVVERTEDAFVPNDTRLGSGPVAESGDGSGDGVAADDIQPFLAVVTGPNMSGKSTYMRQVALICLLAQAGGFVPAKAADLPILDRVFTRVGASDDIAGGRSTFMIEMTELATILDAATADSLVLLDEVGRGTSTADGLAIARAVTEYLHDEIGAYTLFATHHHDLTAVAAALPGATNRHFETSRENGDVCFDHDLAPGPAAASYGIEVASMAGVPEPVVDRSRGLLADAEAADTNEDEVRTTGESEGEMADSDANAAAAETTGPSRNGTASASDGEATADGHTQETLRTNGAAAEGELPESVAQQLASLDVATMTPIEAMNALADLQDRLE; from the coding sequence ATGGACGCTGCGCTTGGCCCGCCCGAGAAGATGGCCGAGCTCGAGGAGGACCTGACGCCGATGATGGCACAGTACTACGAGCTGTGCCGGCAGTACGACGACGCCTTGGTCCTCTTTCAGGTCGGGGACTTCTACGAGGCCTTCTGTGCGGCCGCACAGCGGGTCGCCCGGCTGTGTGAGATTACGCTGACCCAGCGCGAGGACTCGACCGGCGAGTACCCGATGGCCGGCATCCCCATCGACAACGCCGAGTCGTACGTCGAAACCCTGCTCGACGCGGGCTACCGGGTCGCCATCGCCGACCAAGTCGAGGACCCCGACGAGGTCAGCGGCGTGGTCGAACGGGCCGTCACACGAATCGTCACGCCGGGGACGCTGACCGAGAGCGAACTGCTGGGCGGGGCGGACAACAACTACGTCGCCGCCCTGACCGAAGGCGAGCGGTACGGACTGGCGCTGCTCGACGTGTCGACCGGCGACTGCTACGCCACGAGCGTCGGTTCGGAGAGCGCTGTCGCCGACGAACTCAGCCGGTTCGGCCCGGCGGAGGCAATCGTCGGACCGGATGTCGACGTGGACCGGGACGCCGTCTTCGGCCCGGCCTGTCTGGTGACGCGCTACGACGCGGACGCCTTCGACCGGGAGCGCGCCGCGGACCGCGTGGGACAGTACTTCGGCCCGCCGGAACGACTGCTCGCCGGCGACGCGGAAATCCGGGCCTGTGGCGGCCTGTTGGCCTACGCTGAGTACACCCGCGGGAGCAGCGGCGCGGTCGGCCCCGACGGCGAGCCGGTCGACGCAGACGTTGACCCCGCCGGCACGCTCGACTACCTCAATCACCTCACGCGGTACGACCCGCGGGAGTACATGCTGCTCGACGCCGTCGCCGTCGAGAGCCTCGAACTGTTCGAGCGCCGGTCAGTCCGGGGCCACGAGAACCGCACGCTCGTGGATACGGTCGACGAGACGGCGTGTGCGCTGGGGCGGCGGAAACTGACCGACTGGCTCCGCCGACCACTGCTCGACGCGGACCGCATCGAGGCCCGCCACGGCGCGGTCGCCGAACTCCAGCGCGACCCAGCGACCCGCGAGGCGCTTTCGGACCTGCTCGCGGAGGTGTACGACCTCGAACGGCTCATCTCGCGCGTCTCGCGGGGGCGAGCGAACGCGCGAGACCTCCGGTCGCTGGCTGCGACGCTGTCGGTCGTACCCGAGATTCGGAACCAACTCGCCGACGCCGATGCCCGCCTGCTCGCGGACCTGCACGCCACGCTGGACCCGCTGACCGAGACCCGCGAGGAAATCGAAGCGGCGATTCGCCCGGACCCGCCCCAAGAGGTGACCGAGGGCGGCGTCATCCGCGAGGGGTACGACGAGGAACTGGACCGACTGCGCTCGACCGAGCAGTCGGGCAAGGAGTGGATCGACGAGCTGGAAGCGAGCGAGCGCGAGCGAACCGGTATCGACTCGCTGAAGGTCGGCCACACGTCGGTGCATGGCTATTACATCGAGGTGACCAACGCCAACCTCGATTCGGTCCCGGAGGACTACCAGCGCCGCCAGACGCTGAAAAACAGCGAGCGCTACTACACGCCGGAACTCAAGGAACGAGAAGAGGAGATTCTGCGGGCCGAAAGCGCGGCCGACGATCTTGAGTACGACCTGTTCTGTGCGGTCCGGGACGAGGTGGCCGACGAGGCCGAGCGCGTGCAGGCCCTCGCGGACCGGCTCGCCCGCCTCGACGTGCTGGTCTCGTTCGCCGAAGTCGCGGCGCAGTACGACTACTGCCGGCCGACCGTCGGGAGCGACGGCATCGACATCACCGCCGGCCGCCACCCCGTCGTCGAGCGGACAGAGGACGCCTTCGTCCCCAACGACACGCGACTCGGGAGCGGTCCAGTGGCAGAAAGCGGAGACGGAAGCGGCGACGGCGTCGCCGCGGACGATATACAGCCCTTCCTCGCCGTCGTCACCGGCCCGAACATGAGCGGGAAATCGACGTACATGCGTCAGGTCGCACTGATTTGCTTGCTGGCACAGGCCGGCGGCTTCGTTCCCGCGAAGGCGGCCGACCTCCCCATCCTCGACCGCGTGTTCACCCGCGTCGGGGCCAGCGACGACATCGCCGGCGGCCGCTCGACGTTCATGATCGAGATGACCGAACTGGCGACGATTCTGGACGCGGCGACCGCCGACTCGCTGGTCCTGCTGGACGAGGTTGGCCGGGGTACGTCGACAGCCGACGGGCTGGCTATCGCCCGCGCCGTCACGGAGTATCTCCACGACGAGATCGGCGCGTACACGCTGTTTGCGACCCACCACCACGACCTGACTGCCGTCGCTGCGGCCCTGCCCGGGGCGACCAACCGGCACTTCGAGACCAGCCGCGAGAACGGCGACGTGTGCTTCGATCACGACCTCGCGCCCGGTCCCGCGGCGGCCTCCTACGGCATCGAAGTGGCGAGCATGGCCGGCGTCCCCGAACCGGTCGTCGACCGGTCACGGGGCCTCCTAGCGGATGCAGAGGCGGCCGATACGAACGAAGATGAGGTGAGAACTACCGGGGAATCAGAAGGAGAGATGGCTGATTCTGACGCGAATGCCGCTGCCGCGGAGACGACTGGACCGAGCAGAAACGGCACAGCGTCGGCTTCGGATGGTGAGGCGACAGCAGACGGCCACACACAGGAGACACTTCGGACGAACGGAGCCGCCGCCGAGGGCGAATTGCCGGAATCGGTGGCACAGCAGTTGGCGTCGCTCGACGTCGCGACGATGACGCCGATAGAGGCGATGAACGCGCTCGCGGACCTGCAGGACCGACTCGAATAA
- a CDS encoding helix-turn-helix domain-containing protein: MSQQSGNGRAVTRVEFALSDGSYPFVSVSAAESCSVILEKCLPKTDDTYAEFFSVTDTRPDRLVERIEDNNGGEARVLERTSDGGLVEIDVQDNCPVVSLADLGAVPQTARSVDGQGTIVADVPDQTKTAAVIDSFLTAHPEAELAAKKQRESIVPLFGFKNYASNSESLTDRQREVLSTAHEAGYYNWPRGATAADLAALLDISEPTLHKHLRAAEQKLVATMFACPHDERAADSDN; this comes from the coding sequence ATGTCCCAACAGTCTGGTAACGGCCGGGCGGTGACCCGCGTGGAGTTTGCTCTCTCTGATGGGTCCTATCCCTTTGTCTCGGTGTCTGCAGCCGAATCGTGTTCCGTAATTCTTGAAAAATGTCTCCCGAAGACGGACGACACGTACGCGGAGTTTTTTTCAGTCACGGACACTCGTCCTGACCGGCTTGTCGAGCGCATCGAGGACAACAACGGCGGTGAGGCGCGGGTGCTTGAGCGCACCAGCGACGGTGGGCTCGTCGAGATAGACGTACAGGATAACTGTCCCGTTGTCTCGCTCGCGGACCTCGGGGCGGTACCACAGACTGCCCGGAGTGTTGATGGACAGGGGACTATCGTAGCCGATGTTCCGGATCAGACCAAGACGGCTGCGGTTATCGATTCGTTCCTGACGGCCCATCCAGAGGCCGAACTCGCGGCGAAGAAACAGCGTGAGTCCATCGTACCGCTGTTCGGCTTCAAAAACTACGCGTCAAACTCCGAGTCGCTGACCGACCGCCAGCGGGAAGTCCTCTCGACGGCTCACGAAGCGGGCTACTACAACTGGCCCCGCGGTGCGACGGCTGCGGATCTGGCTGCACTTCTCGATATCTCGGAGCCAACGCTCCACAAGCACTTGCGAGCTGCCGAACAGAAACTCGTCGCGACGATGTTCGCTTGCCCGCACGACGAACGGGCCGCTGATAGCGACAACTGA
- a CDS encoding HalOD1 output domain-containing protein: MSGTSPTTIEVHGTGQSIVTAVVRAVATAEGRPVETLPPLADSINPDALTTCIADSNTDGHVAFDYSGYRVVVDTDGTVTVDG; encoded by the coding sequence GTGTCTGGAACATCACCAACCACTATAGAAGTCCACGGCACCGGCCAGTCTATCGTCACGGCAGTCGTTCGCGCCGTCGCAACCGCGGAGGGACGGCCGGTCGAGACGCTGCCGCCGTTGGCCGACAGTATCAACCCAGATGCACTGACGACGTGCATCGCTGATTCCAACACCGACGGCCATGTGGCGTTCGACTACAGCGGCTACCGCGTGGTCGTCGACACCGATGGAACGGTCACCGTTGACGGATAG